A portion of the Marinobacter alexandrii genome contains these proteins:
- a CDS encoding response regulator transcription factor, whose translation MKKTKLFLIEDHELVRKGVRSIIDMDSTIEITGEYDRASKAIEALDGGLLPDIILMDISMPEMTGLEASKLIGDKYPDIKIIILSMYKDEEYVMEGLNFNIAGYVVKDSVADEILVAIEKVLNGGKFFSREVIDTALNSYKEIKKEKKKTESVQLTKREIEVLNDISDGLKSQEIAEKLFISERTVEAHRGNIMKKLRAKNMAELIKKAMNLGLINS comes from the coding sequence ATGAAAAAAACTAAACTATTTCTTATAGAGGATCATGAGTTAGTTCGCAAAGGAGTAAGGAGTATAATCGATATGGATTCTACGATCGAGATTACTGGTGAGTATGATCGAGCCTCTAAAGCAATTGAAGCTTTGGATGGAGGATTGTTACCCGATATAATTTTGATGGATATATCAATGCCGGAAATGACCGGACTTGAAGCATCAAAGCTAATAGGCGATAAGTATCCCGACATAAAAATTATCATCCTCAGTATGTACAAAGATGAGGAATATGTAATGGAAGGTCTAAACTTCAATATTGCTGGCTATGTAGTCAAAGATAGTGTAGCAGATGAAATTCTAGTTGCTATTGAGAAGGTTCTAAATGGAGGGAAATTCTTCAGCAGGGAAGTAATAGATACTGCCTTGAATTCGTACAAAGAGATAAAGAAAGAAAAGAAAAAAACGGAAAGCGTCCAATTAACTAAAAGAGAGATAGAGGTTCTGAATGATATATCTGATGGCTTGAAAAGCCAGGAAATTGCGGAAAAATTATTCATAAGCGAACGCACTGTAGAAGCTCATCGAGGTAATATTATGAAAAAATTAAGAGCAAAAAACATGGCCGAGTTAATCAAGAAAGCTATGAATTTAGGGCTCATAAATTCATGA
- a CDS encoding ABC transporter permease, translating into MLGNEEGKRKTPPKWPDKFLGWFCHEDHLEILRGDVYELYEEHIETMPKWKADLLFILNILGLCRPFVFKRKSQNSIHIAMFRNYFKVTYRNFIKQKVYSMLNISGLAIGLACAILIFIYISDELSYDKFHSKSDRIYRVLEKFESEGVGEHSASLPFPTGPALKNDFGRQVEHAVRFFNFQSPSLALANKAADKGFNESSIFFADSTFFDVFDFELIEGDKETALDDPNSILITRSMAKKYFVDDDPMGKTLEFQGDQNLMITGILEDSPKNAHFQFDFIVSFSSLKASFGGSYPTSWYWNPCWTYIVLEENTKPSDLLGQFPDFVQKYFPDFVKDDIELQLQPVEDIHLTSKLDYEIAANSDMKNVYIFGMVAVFVLIIAAINFIYLSTARANKRAKEVGVRKALGSAKSQLINQFIFESILLTFTSLLIGVFIVILILPGFNALTEKTVPISILLEPLFLFNLIGAGLIIGLLSGFYPAFVLSSFKTVSVLKGGHLKINGMNFRRILVTAQFSISIMLIIGTFIVLKQLDFLQSKDAGFDDENIVMVPVIQSPMGQHYENFKIAALQSPHISSMTAVEEIVGAKYQVGNYLFEGMEESKPFPRFNVRHDFVSTMNIPLAAGRAYDQTIQTDDSLALIVNETLVHSMGWDTPQEAVGKRFNFRGELKGRIVGVVEDYNFASKHYPIAPLVITLNTRPRAFNLFIKYVAIKIDGTQTKTAIADLERAWVSVLPDRPFDFFFLDDRINDSYKSEMKLSDITVIFSTLAILVACLGLFGLATFSVEQRTKEIGVRKVLGINTSQIMLLLSREFMVLIGIAFLIAIPLAYYSLNEWLNDFAFRIDIQIWPFILAGAMTFFISAITVAFHALKASYINPTETLKSE; encoded by the coding sequence ATGCTGGGAAATGAAGAAGGAAAGCGTAAAACACCACCAAAATGGCCGGATAAATTTTTAGGCTGGTTTTGTCATGAAGACCATTTAGAAATACTCAGAGGAGATGTGTATGAACTCTATGAGGAGCACATTGAAACTATGCCTAAGTGGAAAGCTGACTTGCTATTCATTCTCAATATTCTAGGTTTATGCCGACCATTTGTATTTAAACGAAAAAGTCAAAATTCAATTCATATTGCCATGTTTAGAAACTACTTCAAAGTCACCTACAGAAATTTCATTAAGCAAAAAGTCTACTCCATGCTTAATATTAGCGGGCTAGCTATAGGTCTGGCGTGTGCTATCCTTATTTTCATTTACATAAGTGATGAGCTTAGTTACGATAAATTCCATTCCAAATCGGATAGAATCTACAGAGTACTAGAGAAGTTTGAAAGTGAGGGTGTCGGTGAACATTCAGCTAGCCTACCCTTCCCGACAGGCCCTGCACTCAAAAATGATTTTGGAAGACAAGTGGAGCATGCAGTTAGGTTCTTCAATTTCCAATCTCCTTCTCTGGCATTAGCCAATAAAGCTGCTGACAAAGGGTTTAATGAATCAAGTATATTTTTTGCGGATTCTACTTTCTTCGACGTTTTCGACTTTGAACTAATTGAAGGAGATAAAGAAACTGCTCTGGACGATCCTAATAGTATATTGATCACGCGATCCATGGCTAAAAAGTATTTCGTTGATGACGATCCTATGGGTAAGACACTTGAGTTCCAAGGTGATCAAAATCTAATGATCACAGGTATTCTTGAGGATTCGCCTAAAAATGCTCATTTTCAATTTGACTTTATTGTTTCCTTTTCAAGCCTTAAGGCTAGTTTCGGAGGGTCATACCCTACTTCTTGGTATTGGAATCCTTGCTGGACTTATATCGTCCTTGAAGAGAATACCAAGCCCTCCGACTTACTTGGACAATTTCCTGACTTTGTTCAGAAATACTTTCCTGACTTTGTAAAAGACGATATAGAACTACAACTACAGCCGGTTGAGGACATTCACCTTACAAGTAAGCTAGACTATGAAATTGCTGCGAATAGTGACATGAAAAATGTCTACATATTTGGAATGGTAGCTGTCTTTGTACTAATTATTGCCGCTATTAATTTTATATACCTGAGCACAGCAAGAGCCAATAAAAGAGCAAAAGAAGTAGGAGTCAGAAAAGCATTGGGTAGCGCCAAATCACAATTGATTAATCAATTCATTTTTGAGTCGATTCTTTTAACATTCACTTCATTGTTAATTGGCGTTTTTATTGTGATACTAATACTTCCAGGGTTCAATGCACTTACTGAAAAAACAGTTCCTATATCTATATTGCTCGAACCTCTTTTTCTATTTAATCTAATAGGAGCAGGCCTGATCATTGGATTACTATCTGGTTTCTATCCGGCCTTTGTATTATCTTCTTTCAAGACTGTATCCGTTCTAAAAGGAGGTCATCTAAAGATCAACGGGATGAATTTTCGAAGAATCCTGGTAACGGCCCAATTCTCTATCTCAATCATGCTAATCATTGGCACATTCATCGTATTGAAGCAACTCGATTTCCTTCAAAGCAAAGACGCAGGGTTTGATGATGAAAACATCGTAATGGTTCCCGTTATTCAATCACCAATGGGACAACATTATGAAAATTTCAAAATTGCAGCTTTGCAAAGTCCACATATCAGTTCTATGACAGCCGTGGAAGAGATAGTAGGAGCTAAGTATCAGGTGGGCAATTATCTCTTTGAAGGTATGGAGGAATCCAAACCCTTTCCAAGATTCAATGTAAGGCATGATTTTGTCAGCACCATGAATATTCCCTTAGCAGCTGGAAGGGCATATGATCAGACCATACAAACTGATGATTCGTTAGCCCTAATCGTAAACGAGACACTTGTTCATAGCATGGGATGGGATACTCCACAAGAGGCCGTTGGGAAACGCTTCAATTTCAGAGGGGAATTAAAAGGTAGAATTGTGGGTGTGGTTGAAGATTACAATTTTGCTTCTAAGCATTACCCTATCGCACCTCTAGTCATCACATTAAATACTCGTCCAAGAGCATTTAATCTATTCATCAAGTATGTCGCAATAAAAATTGATGGAACTCAAACAAAAACAGCAATAGCTGATCTGGAGCGAGCCTGGGTATCAGTTCTTCCTGACAGACCTTTTGACTTCTTTTTTCTGGATGATAGAATCAATGATTCTTATAAATCTGAAATGAAACTAAGCGATATTACTGTCATTTTTTCTACTCTTGCCATACTGGTAGCATGCCTTGGACTTTTCGGACTTGCTACTTTTAGTGTTGAACAACGCACCAAAGAAATTGGAGTGAGAAAAGTGCTCGGAATCAATACTTCTCAGATTATGCTCCTTCTTTCGCGTGAGTTCATGGTATTGATTGGTATTGCATTCTTGATTGCTATTCCACTTGCATATTATTCATTGAATGAATGGCTTAATGATTTTGCTTTTAGAATTGATATTCAAATTTGGCCATTTATTCTAGCGGGAGCAATGACCTTCTTTATCTCAGCAATTACGGTTGCGTTTCACGCACTAAAAGCATCCTATATAAATCCTACTGAAACACTCAAAAGTGAGTAA
- the rpoN gene encoding RNA polymerase factor sigma-54, translated as MQKLSLQQSLQQKLSPQQIQFIKLLQVPTAELETRVEEELEVNPALEEGKEEKEQEEQSEEYEEEFESPTEGIEDYLQDDYAGYKMQGDGRNPDEEDKEAPISMGRTLHEHLISQLGYLKLDDRQKILGRQLIGSIDSDGYIRRELEAIVNDLAFSQGVETDDEELEDLLYRIQAFDPAGIGARNLQECLALQLDRKDEDSEVVQIATRIIDNCFNEFSKKHYDKIARKLGLDDEDLLREAIYLITKLNPKPGGTGDDVAKTQYVIPDFILTNVDDKLELSLNSRNAPQLKVSRSYSDMLHAYDKSDKKDKKLKETVSFIKQKLDSAKWFIDAIRQRQQTLLNTMQAIIDFQYDYFLEGDESKLKPMILKDIADRINMDISTVSRVASSKAIQTEFGVFPLKYFFSEGISTDSGEDVSSREVKSKLKSFIEAEDKSKPLSDEKLEKALKECGYNIARRTVAKYREQLNIPVARLRKEL; from the coding sequence ATGCAAAAACTCTCACTTCAACAATCGCTTCAACAAAAACTGTCTCCGCAACAGATTCAGTTCATCAAACTACTGCAAGTGCCTACTGCAGAACTGGAAACTCGTGTGGAGGAGGAACTGGAAGTTAACCCAGCTTTGGAAGAAGGTAAGGAAGAGAAAGAACAAGAAGAGCAATCAGAAGAATACGAAGAGGAGTTCGAGAGTCCGACAGAAGGAATAGAAGATTATCTTCAAGATGACTATGCAGGGTATAAGATGCAAGGTGATGGTCGCAACCCCGATGAAGAGGATAAGGAAGCTCCTATCTCGATGGGTAGAACTTTGCATGAACATTTAATCTCTCAACTGGGCTATCTAAAATTAGATGATCGTCAAAAAATTCTTGGGCGACAACTAATCGGAAGTATTGATTCTGATGGTTACATAAGAAGAGAACTGGAAGCAATCGTAAATGATCTAGCTTTTTCGCAAGGCGTGGAGACTGATGATGAAGAACTTGAAGATTTACTTTATAGAATTCAGGCATTTGATCCTGCCGGTATAGGTGCTAGAAATTTACAAGAATGCTTAGCTCTACAGCTTGATCGTAAGGATGAGGATAGTGAGGTAGTACAGATTGCTACAAGAATCATTGACAACTGCTTTAATGAATTTTCTAAAAAGCATTACGATAAAATTGCTAGGAAACTTGGCTTAGATGATGAAGACTTACTTCGAGAAGCAATCTATCTGATTACGAAGCTTAATCCTAAACCGGGAGGTACTGGAGATGATGTTGCTAAAACTCAATATGTAATTCCCGACTTTATTCTCACCAATGTTGATGACAAACTTGAGCTTTCTCTCAACTCCAGAAATGCTCCGCAACTGAAAGTAAGTCGGTCTTATTCTGATATGCTTCATGCTTATGATAAGAGTGATAAAAAAGATAAGAAGCTAAAAGAGACCGTTTCATTTATCAAACAAAAGCTTGATTCTGCCAAATGGTTTATTGATGCTATTCGTCAACGCCAGCAGACACTTTTAAATACTATGCAGGCAATCATTGATTTCCAGTACGATTATTTCCTTGAGGGTGATGAAAGTAAGTTGAAGCCAATGATATTGAAGGATATTGCCGATAGGATTAATATGGACATCTCCACGGTTTCAAGGGTTGCTAGCAGCAAGGCTATCCAAACAGAATTTGGAGTGTTCCCGTTAAAATATTTCTTCTCAGAAGGCATTTCTACTGATTCCGGGGAGGATGTGAGTAGTAGAGAAGTTAAGAGTAAATTGAAATCTTTTATTGAAGCAGAAGATAAGTCAAAGCCCTTATCCGATGAAAAACTTGAGAAGGCTCTGAAAGAGTGTGGCTACAACATTGCACGCCGAACAGTTGCGAAATATAGAGAGCAGTTAAATATCCCTGTAGCACGTCTAAGAAAAGAGCTTTGA
- a CDS encoding LuxR C-terminal-related transcriptional regulator, with amino-acid sequence MKEVFIVSKNTSLSNYLFLLLDEICPKTFSLALEFSNEIDLLILDTETISPDETKKYILEIPTLLFAYTKLPLLMQYTSRYDINGIIALSMEAEDILKTLQAAIENDIYYNETMIGMLFSSKANEMTEKISSLTDREIEILRLMMGDFTNEDIAKKLDLSVRTVNAHKGNIIRKIGSKTTSGLIQTLMSYSADFKNIL; translated from the coding sequence ATGAAAGAGGTTTTCATCGTTTCAAAAAATACTTCGCTAAGTAATTATTTATTTCTTCTTTTGGATGAGATATGCCCAAAAACATTTTCGCTGGCCCTTGAATTTTCAAATGAAATTGATTTGCTGATTCTAGACACTGAAACAATCTCTCCAGATGAAACAAAAAAATACATATTAGAGATTCCGACACTTTTATTTGCATACACTAAGCTTCCTCTTCTTATGCAGTATACTTCCAGATATGATATAAATGGAATTATCGCTTTATCTATGGAAGCTGAAGATATTTTAAAAACTTTGCAGGCAGCTATTGAAAATGATATCTATTATAATGAAACTATGATAGGGATGTTGTTTTCAAGTAAGGCAAATGAAATGACGGAAAAAATTTCTTCTCTAACCGATAGAGAGATTGAAATTCTCCGCTTGATGATGGGAGATTTCACCAATGAAGATATTGCTAAAAAGCTTGACCTGAGTGTTCGTACAGTAAATGCACATAAGGGGAATATTATACGAAAAATAGGATCGAAAACCACGAGTGGACTCATTCAAACTCTTATGAGTTATTCTGCAGATTTTAAAAATATACTCTGA
- a CDS encoding sterol desaturase family protein, which translates to MEEFLDYFAALTTVQKISWVGICLAFFFILENLMPLVKHDYKRLRHDGVNLFFLSMLMIINVIYGIALVGVTKWTSQADFGILNWFEMPVWVGLIISFIALDLVSQYFAHFLLHRVKWMWKLHMVHHSDTKVDLTTGVRQHPIEFILREALALITFVLFGMPVAYYLFYRIITIFFTYWTHANISLPKWLDKALSFIIITPNTHKFHHHFERPWTDTNFGNVLSIWDRLFGTFTYDDTSKIKYGLDVTDGNRDEDIKYQLGLPFNRSIKTD; encoded by the coding sequence ATGGAAGAGTTTCTAGATTATTTTGCAGCGTTAACAACTGTTCAAAAAATTAGCTGGGTAGGGATATGCTTGGCTTTCTTTTTTATTCTTGAAAATTTGATGCCTTTAGTCAAGCATGACTATAAGCGATTACGACATGACGGAGTGAATTTATTCTTCCTGTCTATGTTGATGATCATCAATGTAATCTATGGTATCGCATTGGTTGGAGTCACTAAATGGACTTCTCAAGCTGATTTTGGTATTTTGAATTGGTTTGAGATGCCAGTTTGGGTAGGCTTGATTATTTCATTCATTGCACTGGACTTAGTATCTCAATATTTTGCTCATTTCCTTCTGCACCGAGTGAAATGGATGTGGAAACTACATATGGTTCATCATAGCGATACTAAGGTGGATTTGACAACTGGTGTGCGTCAGCATCCAATCGAATTTATTCTTCGAGAAGCTCTTGCACTTATCACTTTTGTGCTGTTCGGTATGCCGGTAGCATATTATCTTTTCTACAGAATTATCACCATATTTTTCACATATTGGACACATGCTAATATCAGTTTACCTAAATGGCTAGATAAAGCATTGAGTTTCATCATAATTACTCCAAATACGCATAAGTTTCACCATCATTTCGAGCGACCTTGGACAGATACTAACTTTGGTAATGTATTATCAATATGGGATCGTTTATTCGGGACTTTTACCTACGATGATACCTCAAAGATCAAATATGGACTTGATGTGACTGATGGGAACCGAGATGAAGACATCAAATATCAACTGGGGCTTCCATTTAATAGATCCATTAAGACGGATTAG
- a CDS encoding carboxypeptidase-like regulatory domain-containing protein, producing the protein MNKLFFCLLLSNSVLGFSQDKTIMGVVVDAKTKQPIPYASIGILGRNIGTVSNETGLFRLAIPPRFSGDSLTFSEVTHTRKKLLITSLLHNSEIVVELEEAIIKLPTVVINPGKKKRSYEKLGVKPMFYWGSCYANFKEGSQIAHLMKSSTYPVFLSKARIKIGDNTLAKMKMRVRVLEKTTDGLPGSDVFEGAFVSIANLKGWVEVDLSYANLVFTEDFFVCFEFLNLLWESRDGYFSIVCSETDTFSKDQLVRNSSFGKWEYSLPGQNHIYAIGAEVYRLR; encoded by the coding sequence ATGAATAAGCTTTTTTTTTGTTTGCTGCTTAGCAATAGTGTCTTGGGTTTTTCACAGGATAAAACCATTATGGGAGTAGTAGTGGATGCGAAGACTAAGCAGCCGATTCCTTATGCATCTATTGGTATTTTGGGAAGAAATATTGGAACGGTATCTAATGAAACTGGACTCTTTCGGTTGGCGATTCCTCCTCGGTTTTCCGGTGACTCTTTGACTTTTTCTGAGGTAACTCACACTCGTAAAAAGCTACTAATTACTTCCTTGTTACATAACTCTGAAATCGTCGTAGAACTAGAAGAAGCTATCATAAAACTCCCCACTGTGGTGATAAATCCTGGTAAAAAGAAAAGAAGTTATGAAAAACTGGGCGTAAAGCCGATGTTTTATTGGGGGTCATGTTACGCCAACTTCAAGGAGGGGTCACAAATAGCTCATCTGATGAAATCCAGTACTTATCCGGTTTTTCTATCCAAGGCGAGGATTAAAATAGGAGATAATACCCTAGCAAAAATGAAAATGAGAGTACGAGTTCTTGAAAAAACTACAGATGGATTGCCAGGATCGGATGTATTCGAAGGAGCCTTTGTAAGTATTGCTAACTTGAAAGGGTGGGTTGAGGTTGATCTGAGCTATGCGAATTTGGTCTTTACAGAAGACTTTTTTGTTTGTTTCGAGTTTTTAAACCTACTGTGGGAATCTAGAGATGGTTATTTCTCTATTGTGTGCTCTGAGACGGATACTTTTTCTAAAGACCAACTTGTTCGCAATTCTAGCTTTGGAAAATGGGAATACTCTTTGCCAGGGCAAAATCATATTTATGCCATCGGAGCAGAGGTATATAGATTGAGATGA
- a CDS encoding response regulator: MGKILVAEDSLIVNQHIKHALESGNHHVLSVYSGKEAVETATQETPDLILMDIMMETNSDGIDAAFEIKQSLDIPIIFLTALTDEPTIQKAKFSLPYGYVVKPFNEAELLSNIDVALYKAQAEKKIKDNSELFQTIINSIDKAIFLLDAKDTIKYTNTIVEQITAKSFDQLMNRNINDVLNFVDSEGINQADILGIEDTMEVKLENASSDHVYGDFYTHNVSLDEDYTLFFFKDITERVKMREADEDMKNRRLLSFIEGQEKERERIARDLHDGVGQIANMIKLSIKKGDTGEGLSDMVDQFLDEMRKVTDGLLPTLLSDFPIEVCLKKIVDQATKSSDIQFELRTEDLPELDMKHKVNIYRISQENISNIIKHSEASTASIQLYGFDDHIQMTIEDDGVGFDLGDYTDETSHHGIQNMLFRAEVLNAECNIDTSKGSGTFISLKIPFK; this comes from the coding sequence ATGGGAAAAATTTTAGTAGCGGAAGACTCTCTGATTGTAAATCAGCATATTAAGCATGCCCTTGAATCCGGGAATCATCACGTTTTGTCTGTTTATTCAGGAAAGGAGGCAGTGGAGACTGCAACACAAGAAACACCTGACCTGATCCTTATGGATATCATGATGGAGACTAACTCAGATGGTATTGATGCAGCTTTTGAGATTAAACAGAGCCTTGATATCCCTATCATATTTTTAACGGCGCTTACAGATGAGCCGACGATTCAAAAGGCAAAATTTAGTTTACCTTATGGTTATGTAGTAAAGCCTTTTAATGAAGCTGAACTTCTTTCGAATATTGATGTAGCTCTCTATAAGGCTCAAGCAGAGAAGAAAATTAAGGATAACAGTGAGTTATTTCAAACAATAATAAACTCCATAGATAAAGCTATCTTCTTGTTAGATGCTAAGGATACGATAAAGTATACAAATACAATTGTTGAACAAATCACTGCAAAATCATTTGATCAATTGATGAATAGAAATATTAATGATGTTCTCAATTTTGTAGATTCTGAAGGAATCAACCAAGCAGATATTCTAGGGATAGAAGATACAATGGAGGTAAAACTAGAAAATGCAAGTTCCGATCATGTATACGGAGATTTTTATACGCACAATGTTTCGTTAGATGAAGATTATACATTGTTCTTTTTCAAGGATATAACAGAACGTGTGAAAATGAGGGAGGCAGATGAAGACATGAAAAATAGACGTCTATTGTCGTTTATCGAGGGGCAGGAAAAAGAACGAGAGCGTATTGCCAGAGATCTTCATGATGGCGTTGGTCAAATTGCCAACATGATAAAGTTATCTATCAAAAAAGGCGACACAGGAGAAGGGCTGTCTGATATGGTAGATCAGTTTCTGGATGAGATGCGTAAGGTAACAGATGGCCTATTGCCAACACTTTTGAGTGATTTTCCTATTGAGGTTTGCTTGAAAAAAATAGTAGATCAAGCCACAAAAAGTTCAGATATTCAATTTGAACTTCGCACAGAAGATCTTCCAGAGCTTGACATGAAGCATAAGGTTAATATTTATCGAATTTCACAGGAAAATATATCTAACATCATTAAGCACTCAGAAGCATCAACGGCATCTATTCAACTTTACGGATTTGATGATCATATTCAAATGACTATTGAAGATGATGGAGTGGGATTCGATTTAGGAGACTATACAGATGAAACCTCTCATCATGGTATTCAAAATATGCTATTCAGAGCTGAGGTTTTGAATGCAGAATGTAATATTGATACTTCAAAAGGTTCTGGCACATTTATAAGCTTAAAAATTCCATTTAAATGA
- the asnS gene encoding asparagine--tRNA ligase, which translates to MVDKIRRTKVKQILNQGRSGEELCAKGWVRTKRGSKNVAFIALNDGSTINNLQLVLDVESIDENLLKKITTGASISAVGTLAESQGSGQSVELLVKNIEVLGEADPEEYPLQPKKHSMEFLREIAHLRPRTNTFGAVFRVRHEMAYALHTFFHNKGFVYLHTPILTASDAEGAGETFKVTTLDLHNVPKTEEGSIDYKQDFFEKETNLTVSGQLEGELAALAVSEIYTFGPTFRAENSNTTRHLAEFWMVEPEMAFCDLEDNMDLAEEMLKYMVKHALDHCKDDLEFFNKRLLDEEKSKPQNERSELSLVERLQFVAENDFERLSYTDAIEILKRSKPNQKKKFQYLIEEWGADLQSEHERYLVEKHFKKPVILFNYPKDIKAFYMRQNDDGKTVAAMDVLFPGIGEIVGGSQREERQANLESRMKEMDIPKEELSWYLDTRRYGTVPHSGYGLGFERMIQFVTGMGNIRDVIPFPRTPGNCEF; encoded by the coding sequence ATGGTGGATAAAATTAGAAGAACAAAAGTCAAGCAAATTTTAAACCAAGGAAGATCTGGTGAAGAATTATGTGCTAAAGGATGGGTCAGAACCAAGCGTGGGAGCAAGAATGTGGCGTTTATTGCTTTAAATGATGGGTCCACCATTAATAACCTGCAGTTAGTTCTGGATGTCGAATCGATCGATGAAAATTTATTAAAGAAAATTACGACTGGCGCAAGTATTTCAGCTGTAGGCACACTTGCAGAGTCACAAGGTAGTGGTCAGTCTGTAGAGCTTTTAGTGAAAAATATTGAAGTTTTGGGGGAAGCCGACCCTGAAGAGTATCCATTGCAACCCAAAAAACATTCGATGGAATTCTTAAGGGAGATAGCTCATTTAAGACCTAGAACGAACACTTTTGGAGCAGTGTTTAGGGTACGCCATGAAATGGCTTATGCACTACACACCTTTTTTCACAACAAAGGATTTGTCTACCTACATACACCGATTCTTACAGCATCGGATGCTGAGGGAGCAGGGGAGACTTTTAAGGTGACCACTCTTGACCTTCATAATGTTCCTAAAACAGAGGAAGGTTCAATAGATTACAAACAAGATTTTTTTGAAAAGGAGACGAATTTGACAGTTTCTGGGCAATTAGAAGGTGAACTCGCAGCACTTGCTGTTTCTGAGATATATACATTCGGACCGACTTTTAGAGCAGAAAATAGTAACACAACACGCCACTTGGCAGAATTTTGGATGGTGGAGCCAGAAATGGCTTTTTGTGACTTAGAAGATAACATGGATCTTGCTGAAGAGATGCTAAAGTATATGGTTAAGCATGCGCTTGATCATTGTAAGGATGATTTAGAGTTCTTCAACAAAAGATTGTTAGATGAAGAAAAGAGTAAGCCTCAAAATGAGCGTAGTGAATTGTCGCTAGTCGAGCGACTTCAATTTGTGGCTGAAAATGATTTTGAAAGACTTTCCTATACTGATGCTATTGAAATACTGAAAAGGTCCAAGCCAAATCAGAAGAAGAAGTTTCAGTACCTAATAGAGGAGTGGGGCGCTGACCTGCAATCCGAACACGAACGATATCTAGTTGAAAAACATTTCAAGAAGCCAGTTATTTTATTCAATTACCCGAAAGACATAAAGGCCTTTTACATGCGTCAAAATGATGACGGCAAGACGGTAGCGGCTATGGATGTGTTATTTCCAGGGATAGGAGAGATTGTCGGAGGTTCTCAAAGAGAAGAGCGACAAGCAAACCTGGAGAGCAGGATGAAGGAAATGGATATTCCTAAAGAAGAACTTTCATGGTATCTAGATACTAGAAGATATGGCACAGTTCCTCACAGTGGATATGGACTTGGCTTTGAGCGAATGATTCAATTTGTAACAGGTATGGGAAATATCAGGGATGTTATCCCATTTCCTAGAACTCCTGGCAACTGTGAATTTTAA
- a CDS encoding outer membrane beta-barrel protein produces MKYVYGALLIFFMISASAQDGLKRPDIPGELMVDVGFNVWSSMPGPLERRTWASKSVGVYYTKRKAFSSKLSLNYGAGLGLEKMSLGDSSTLFSNALVNDTLRSVFIGPNTQNFEKNRLAITYLDIPVEFRFHPFGTEDGEGLFLGVGGVVGVRLNAHTKWKYENNGETTRQKISGKFNLNSFRYGYQVRAGFRGVHVFYKRYVSDVFKDSFEDGSNPIMTTIGINVTGF; encoded by the coding sequence ATGAAATACGTATACGGAGCGCTTCTTATCTTTTTTATGATCTCTGCTAGCGCACAAGATGGATTAAAACGTCCAGACATTCCTGGAGAATTAATGGTAGATGTTGGATTTAATGTTTGGTCATCAATGCCAGGACCTCTGGAGAGAAGAACTTGGGCGTCAAAATCTGTTGGGGTTTACTATACAAAAAGAAAAGCGTTCAGTAGCAAATTGTCTTTGAATTATGGAGCAGGACTCGGCTTAGAAAAAATGAGCTTGGGAGATTCATCTACTCTTTTTAGCAACGCACTTGTTAATGATACTTTAAGATCTGTATTTATTGGACCTAACACACAAAATTTTGAAAAAAATAGACTTGCAATAACTTATTTAGATATCCCAGTTGAGTTTAGATTTCATCCATTTGGCACTGAGGATGGAGAGGGATTATTTCTAGGAGTTGGAGGAGTAGTTGGAGTTCGATTGAATGCTCATACAAAATGGAAATATGAAAATAATGGAGAAACTACTCGTCAAAAAATATCAGGAAAATTCAATTTGAATTCATTTAGATATGGATATCAAGTAAGAGCGGGTTTTAGAGGAGTGCATGTTTTTTACAAGAGATATGTTTCAGATGTATTCAAAGATTCCTTTGAAGATGGATCTAATCCCATTATGACAACTATTGGTATAAATGTAACCGGGTTCTAG